The stretch of DNA CGCGCTCCCGGCCGAAACCGCGGACGAGGAGCGATGACTCTCGCTGCGCGTCTCACCTCGCGATTCAAGGCCGAGTTCCTCGGCCGAATCGTCGCGATGCTCTCGAGCGGCCTGTTGATGGTCTTGCTGGCACGGCTACTCGGCCCCGACGAGTACGGCCTGCTGTTTCTGGCCATCTCGGTCTTCACAGCGATCGGGATCTTCACCAAGCTCGGGATCGCGAAGTCCGGGTCGCGCTACGTCGCGGAGTACAAGGAGAAAGACCCGGGACAACTGCCCCACATCTTCCGGACGTCGCTATCGTTCAATCTGGCGGCGATCGCGATCGTCGTCGCCGCCGTCGTCGTCGGTCACCGCGGTATCGCCGCCGTGCTCGACGAGCCCGGGCTGACGCCGTTTCTGTTGCTCGGTGCGCTGTACCTGATCTTCGAGGCGCTCTCGGCGTACGCTCGGCTGATGTTGCAGGGCCTCGAGGAGATCGAGACCGCCGCGACGCTGCACGCGATCAACCGCGGCTGCCGGCTCGTGTTCGCGGTCGGACTCGTGCTGCTCGGGTTCGGTGGAATCGGCGCGTTCGTCGGGTACATTCTGAGCCTCGCGATTACGGCCATTGGCGGACTGGTCGTGATCTACGTGCGGTTCTACCGGGAACACGAGGGATCGGCCGCGGCCGTCGACGGCCTCCGGCGCCGGATCGGGGAGTACTCGATCCCGCTGACCGCCACGAGTACGGCGAACGTGCTCGACAAACAGGTCGATACGATCCTCGTCGGCTACTTCATGACCCCGGTCGCCGTCTCCTACTACGTCCTCAGCAAGCAGATCGTCCAGTTCGTCGAGACGCCGGTCACCGCGCTCGGCTTCACGCTCTCGCCGACCTTCGGCGCACAGAAGGCCGACGGGAACGTCGAACGTGCCGCTCGTATCTACGAGACCGCGCTGACAAACTCGCTGCTCCTCTACATTCCCGTCGCGGCCGGCGTCATCCTCGTCGCCGAGCCGACCCTCGATCTGGTGTTCGGCGACGAGTACGCGGGAGCCGTCCCCGTCCTCCAGATTCTGGGCCTGTACGCGGTCCTGCAAGCGATCACGAAGATCACCAGTAACGGACTGGACTTCCTCGGTCGCGCACGCGAACGCGCCATCGTCAAGGGCGTCACCGCCGGCCTGAACGTCGTCCTCAACGTGCTCCTCATTCCGACGATGGGCGTCGTTGGGGCCGCGGTGGCGACGGTGATCACGTACTCGCTGTACACGTTCGCGAACGTCTACATCATCCACCAGGAGTTCGAGCTTCGGATCGGGTACCTCGCCCGGCACATCTCCCGAACCGTCGCTGTCACGGGCGTGATGGCGATGGTCGTCTTCGCCACCGTCGACTTCGTCGACGGCTTCCTGTCGCTGGCGCTGGTCGTCGGCCTCGGCGTCGCCGTCTGGAGTTCGCTTTCGATTCTCACGGGACTGCTGGACATCAACCGACTCGCCGCAATGCTCTGATCCATGTCACAGACACCACTCGAAACCGAGTTCGAACGATCCCGCGCCGCGGGGTCGGAACTGTTCGTCTGCCCGGACTGCTCGAGCCCGCTCTCCGTTCGCCCGCTCGAGTGTCGCCACTGCGCGTTCGAGGGGCGGATTCGAAACGGCATCCTCTCGCTTCGCTCGGCCACGACGCCGCCCGACCGGTCGCGGCGCCCGTTCGATGCCGACCTGCTCGAGCCGATCGCGGTCCGGACCGAGCGGACGTCGATCCGGGACGCGACGGCCACGTTGCGCGAGGACGAGGCCGATCACTCGCAGCTGCTCTCGGCGCTGTACGGGAGCGGACGCGACGCGTGGCGGACGTTTGCCGCCGAGGAGATCCGGGGGCGGTGTCTGGACGTCAACGCCGGGTTCGGCCGTCGATCCATGCTCCTGGCTGAACTCGCAGAGACGGTCTACGCCATCGAGCCGTCCCTGTCGTCGATCCGCATCGCGGCGGCCCGCGACGACTTCGAGAGCGGCGACCGCGTCGTCCCGATTCACACGACCGAGGATCGGCTGCCGTTCGCCGACGGCTCGTTCGACACGATCGTGGCCGACTTCACCGGTCGGCGGCCCCAGACGCTGGTTCCGCGGCTCGGTCTACTGGGCGACCTGCTCGCCGACGACGGGACGCTGCTCTTTCTGGCCGACGGTGCGACGACTCGGCTGGGACTGTCGGGCGGACTGGGTTCGTCGGCCGACGGACCGGCCTCGGGGCGCGACCTCCGCGGCGCGCTCCGCGGCACTCCCGACGGGTATCGGTCGCTGCTGTCCGCGGCCGGCCTCGCGTTCGACGACGTCGCCCTGTATTCGCTGTTCCCCACGGCGACGCGACCGCTGTACGTCTTCGACGTCGAGAGCGAGCACGCGGTCCGGAAGCTCTCCGAGATCGTGCTCGCGGAGCGCGGCCGCCTCGCGCAGGTCGCGAAGCCGTTCGTCTCGATCGGCGGGAAGACCGGCCTGCTCCGACGCGCCTACCCGAGCTACCTCGCGGTCTGCCGCAGTAGCGCCGACGCGTCGCCGGCACCGTTCGACGCGTCGGATCCGCTGCTGATTTCGGGTCGCTCGCGGTCCGTCGTGCTCGAGACCTCGAGCGACGGCGTCGACGGCGTGTGGAAGATTCCGAACCGGAACGACCACGTCTCGCTGACCGACAGGGAGCACTCGATCGTCGACCGGCTTCGGTCGAGCGACGCGCCGATCGTGGAGACGTTGCCGGCGGGAACCACGGTCGAAACCGGGTTCGGGCCGGCCCGGCGCGAGGAACCCGTTCCGGGGACTCCGCTCGCGGCCGAGCTGGACGGCGATCTCGACTCGTTCGACCGCGTGCTCCGAATCGGGTTCGAGTGGCTGACCGAGTTCCAGCGACAGTTCGGCGGCGAATTCGTCGAGCGATCGCCGGCCGCCGTCCGCGACGAGCTCCGGTTCGAGCCGACCGGGATCGAGCCGCCGGCGGTGAACGAGCCCGTCGAGACGTTCGAGACACCCGTTCACGGCGATTACCTCGCCGGAAACGTGCACGCACACGACGGCGAGGTGACGGGCGTCATCGACTGGGAGTACGGCGCGACCGACGCCTCGCCGATAATCGACGCCGGGTTCTTCGCACTCGACACGGCGACGCGAACGTTCGACGACTTCGAAACCGGGTTCGAGCGCGTCTTCTGTGACGACACCGAGTACGCCGACCGTGCGCGATCGATCGTCCGGCAGTACTGCGACGACCTCGGGCTGCCGTATCGAACGTTCGAACTCTACCTGCCGAGCGTCTATCTCCACCGCCTCGAGTTGGACTGGCGGTTCGGTGCCGCCAGTACCTACACGTCTCGAATGCACGAGCGAACGGCAGCCGTCGAGATCGTCTTCGACCGCCGGGAGTCGATCGACATCGCCTGAGTCGCCCGGCTCGAGTACCGATGCGGACGGAGTCGGTCGCGGGTAATTGGCTCTTACCTCGCGGTTCTTCGTTTCGTCGGATACGTTCCGGCGTAGAACGCACGCCGATTAGAATAAAAAGTACTGGGATAGATTCGATGAGTTCTCGAAAGATAGTCACGAAAAAGCGATAATCAGTTTATTTTATGGATTTTAAGGCGGAAAGCTTATGCCAGTAAGTAGGAGTTACCTGAATGCATGGCACGCGACTTTCCGGTATCGGATGACGGTGATTCCCGTGATAACAGCGCTGAAAACGCTGCTGACGGGAGTAATAGCTCATTACTCGACCGACGATCGTATCTGAAACTGGCCGGCACGGCGACGGTCGCGGCGACCGCCACCGGTGCTGCGAGCGCCGCCGGCGAGGAGTACGAAGTCATCGAAGCAGACAACAGCAATTACTTCCTCGACGACGGCGAGGTATTCGAAAACAAGATTATCGATTTCTCGAACGGGAACTGGTTTACCATCATCGCGAACGCGACGAACTGGACGATCCGGAACGTCGGATTCCGGGGCGTTCACGATCACGACCACAACGCGATCGTCGCTCGCGACGACTCCGGTGGAACGAGCACGATCGAGAACGTCTACCTCGGTGACGGCTGCGTTCGGCCGAGTACCTACAGCTCCCACGGGCAGTGTGGTATTTTCGTCCACCGCGACCACAGCGGCCACCTCGACATTCGCAACGTCTACACCGAAGACTGGCCGAACAACGGGATCTACGCCAGCGCGGCGGCCTACGACACGCCCGGGACGGTCACGATCGAGAACTGCTTCGGGAAGAACAACTACGTCGCCTCGCTTCGCGTCTCCGACGGCGGGAAGGTAATCGATAGCGTCGCGTACAACGACGGGAACGGCCGATACACCGGTCGCCCGTTCTGGGGCTGGGGCGACCAGGAGGTCATCGGCTGTGACCTCGACGGCGGTCCGTACGCCGGCGGCGACGCGATCTTCGGCCGCAGCGGCTCCAACACGTCCGTCGAGGACACTCGTCACACCGGCTACAACATGTCCGGCTCCGGAGGATACACCGAGGGCGCGAACGTCAGCACCAGCGGGACTCCCGACCACTCCGTCCCCGACGGCGTGCCGACCTCTCCCGAGGCGGCCGCAGGCGGCAGTTCGAACACCGACGTGCCCCCGCAGGACGAGTCGAGCGACGACACCGAGGAGCCGTCGCTCGCGAACACGATCGTCTTCGACGGGAACGGCACCGCCGACACCACGAGCTACGAGTTCGTCGTGAGCGAGGCGGTCGAGGCCAGCACCGACGAAGGTGCGACGATCGACGCGGCCGCGTCGGTCGACGGCGACCGCGCCAGCGGGACCGTCGCCGACTACCTCGACGCGTTCCGCTTCGACGGCCAACTCGAGCGCCTGACGGTCGACGGCGACGCGACCGTCCGCGTCAACGGCGTCGAAATCGATCCCGACGACATCGACGACGTGCTACAGGACGTCGTGCTCGTCGACGGGAGCCCCGAGGACGTGACTCGCTACGAATTCACCGTCAGCGGCGAGGCCGAGCGGAGCGGGTACGACGGCGCGTCGATCGACGACGAGGACGTCATCGAGGACGGGACCGTCCACGGCGTCGTCGCCGACTGGAAGGACGCCTTCCGCTACAGCGGCGAGATCGAGGAAATGACCCTCGACGGCCCCGGAACCGTCTCCGTCAACGGTGAACAGGTCGACCCATCGGACTTCGGCGTCGATCTCCCCCACGAACTCGAGGTGCGAGGTCCCGGCGTCCCGGTCGGCTTCGAGATCACGGTCGACGGCACGATCGAGTTCGACGGCGACGATAGACCGGAAGACGAGGCGACGACGATCTCGGGCTCGACGGTGCAGAGCACCGTCACCAGCGACACCCTCCGGTTCCGGTTCTCCGGCGCGCTGACCGACATCACGATGACCGGCGGCAAGGCCACGGTGACGGTCGACGGCGAGGAGGTCGACCTCGACGAGTACGGCGACCCCGAGCTGCTCCGCCACGCGCTCGTGATCGACGGAACCGACGCCTCCGGTCCGAGCACGTACTCGTTCCGCGTGGACGGGAAGGTCATCAAGTCGGAGTACCGAGACGCGTCGATCGACGACGGGGACGTCCTCGAGGACACGACGGTCCGCGGCGGCGTCGGCGGCTGGCTCGACGCCTACTGGTTCGAGGGCGACGTCGAGGACTTCACGCTCCTCGGCGACGCGGCAGTCGACATCCAGTACAACGCGCGCAAACAGTGATTCGGTCGCGGTTTCGGTGACCGTCTCGGTTCGTCTCCATCGTACGAGTCCTCTTTCTGCCGATTCTCGCCCCGTGAGAAGCTGATACGTCACGATTCTAGACCGGTGCCGATCGCTCTCGACGCGTCTCTCCCGGCCCGTCGTCCGGGCGTCCCCAGCCGGAGACGCCGCTCCGGTCGGACGGGGAGTTCGCCGTCGAACGGCAGGTTCCGCCGCCGGTCGATCGGGTCCCGTTTCCGAAACGACGGCTCGAGTCCCCGGCGGATCGCCGGGAGCGCAGCGCCGGTCGAAGTCGATAGCGAGCGGGGTCAGTCGGTGGCCAGCGCGGCGTCCCGAAACGGTCGGTATCTTCGTCGTTGGGTCACAGCTCCGTGACGGCGGTAGATTCGTCGACTCGCCGTTCCGGGGCCCGGCCGGACGCGCCACCGATCGGACGCGGCCACCGCCGACTCGCGGCCGCGATCGCTGTCGTCCGACCCGGCGGCTGGCGGTCTCGAGTCGCTTCGAGACCGACTCCCGCCTTTCGACGAGTGGACCGTCGCCGCCTCGAGGCCGCAACGGGCCGGCTCGACCGAACGCCGGGCACGGATTCCCTGGTGGCGTCGCCGTGGCGTACTCGGTTGCGAACTGTGGTGCCGTGTGCCGCGAGGCGACTATCGTCCGTCCGAGGTCGTCACTCGGCGGCGAACTCGGCGAGACGGACGGGCCGAGTGTCGTCACTCGGCGAAACGAAAACAGTGCCGGCAGAACGAGTACCGTAAACGGTCGCGTGCGGCGGTGGCCGCGCGACGAGCGTCGCGCGGGGAGGGACGCGTCAGCGGGGGACCGCGGTGTGCGGCGGGGAGGGGTGGAGAGCGTGCGTCAGCGGGATCGCGTCGGTCGCGTCGGTCGCGAGTTAGTTCTGCGAACCGGCCGCCGCTTCCTCGGGGCTGGTCGGGACGCCGTCGGGCATGAAGGCGTCGGGGTCGGTTCCGACGCCCTCGCCGAGTTGCACGGTCGAACCCGCGTGTTCGGCGATGCCGGCCTGTTCGTCGTAGTCGGTTTCCGTGACGACGACCTCCGTCGCGTTCCCGTTCGCACCGGCGTCGATGGCGGTGTTCTGGCCGTTCATCTCGATCTGGCAGCCCTCGACCTCGATCGTGCCGGGGGCCCACGCCCAGATACCGCGGCCGACGTAGCCCTCGCTGGCGTCGACGTAGACGCTGGAGTTCGTGACCTTGCTCCCCTCGGTACCCAGTCGGAAGTGCGAGACGTAACAGTTCGCGGCGAAGCTGCTGTCGATGTGGATCGTCCCGCCGCCCTTGTTGCCGGGCGCGGAGCCGTAGATCGCGTTGTCCGCGAAGTTCTGGATGTTGACGTTCTCGAAGTCGATGTGACCGTTGTGATCCGGGGCGACCCAGAACGCGGTCTGCCCGTGACCGTTCGGGTTGCCGTTGCCCGTGCTCGAGCCGTCGCCGAGATAGACGTTCTCGACGGTGCTGGTTCCGTTGCCCGTGTCGGAGATTCCGAACGTGGCGGTGCCGGTCCCGGCGGTGTTCTTCCCCTTGAAGCCGATGTTTCGGATCGTCCAGTCGCTACTGTGAGCGGTGACGATGATGTCCTGACCGGTCGTCATGTCGATGAGCTTGTTCTCCCAGGTTTCACCGGCGTCGAGGGAGATCGTCTGCC from Natrinema salaciae encodes:
- a CDS encoding flippase, giving the protein MTLAARLTSRFKAEFLGRIVAMLSSGLLMVLLARLLGPDEYGLLFLAISVFTAIGIFTKLGIAKSGSRYVAEYKEKDPGQLPHIFRTSLSFNLAAIAIVVAAVVVGHRGIAAVLDEPGLTPFLLLGALYLIFEALSAYARLMLQGLEEIETAATLHAINRGCRLVFAVGLVLLGFGGIGAFVGYILSLAITAIGGLVVIYVRFYREHEGSAAAVDGLRRRIGEYSIPLTATSTANVLDKQVDTILVGYFMTPVAVSYYVLSKQIVQFVETPVTALGFTLSPTFGAQKADGNVERAARIYETALTNSLLLYIPVAAGVILVAEPTLDLVFGDEYAGAVPVLQILGLYAVLQAITKITSNGLDFLGRARERAIVKGVTAGLNVVLNVLLIPTMGVVGAAVATVITYSLYTFANVYIIHQEFELRIGYLARHISRTVAVTGVMAMVVFATVDFVDGFLSLALVVGLGVAVWSSLSILTGLLDINRLAAML
- a CDS encoding phosphotransferase: MSQTPLETEFERSRAAGSELFVCPDCSSPLSVRPLECRHCAFEGRIRNGILSLRSATTPPDRSRRPFDADLLEPIAVRTERTSIRDATATLREDEADHSQLLSALYGSGRDAWRTFAAEEIRGRCLDVNAGFGRRSMLLAELAETVYAIEPSLSSIRIAAARDDFESGDRVVPIHTTEDRLPFADGSFDTIVADFTGRRPQTLVPRLGLLGDLLADDGTLLFLADGATTRLGLSGGLGSSADGPASGRDLRGALRGTPDGYRSLLSAAGLAFDDVALYSLFPTATRPLYVFDVESEHAVRKLSEIVLAERGRLAQVAKPFVSIGGKTGLLRRAYPSYLAVCRSSADASPAPFDASDPLLISGRSRSVVLETSSDGVDGVWKIPNRNDHVSLTDREHSIVDRLRSSDAPIVETLPAGTTVETGFGPARREEPVPGTPLAAELDGDLDSFDRVLRIGFEWLTEFQRQFGGEFVERSPAAVRDELRFEPTGIEPPAVNEPVETFETPVHGDYLAGNVHAHDGEVTGVIDWEYGATDASPIIDAGFFALDTATRTFDDFETGFERVFCDDTEYADRARSIVRQYCDDLGLPYRTFELYLPSVYLHRLELDWRFGAASTYTSRMHERTAAVEIVFDRRESIDIA